A part of Candida albicans SC5314 chromosome 2, complete sequence genomic DNA contains:
- a CDS encoding putative carboxylic ester hydrolase (Ortholog(s) have role in medium-chain fatty acid biosynthetic process), whose translation MSGFFVSRVESHFSKNPIKFKPRSNSSHEANNNTTSNLINKFKPKKTSKGTDNELPNSIPEMIQTAIPEFSPKYSFFVNPLLSSGHTQTAYTALNKFENQHEVHYKREIITIENKPYTLPNGDQLYYDQWKGESTIALDYAVNSSLGPDLNHEQYKPESQTRPLPPRTEFKNPNEDLISDDEKPLLIILHGLSGGSYEAYLRAVIDKIIEPPFEFDAMVINSRGCANHTITSPQLYNGLWTNDVRYVINEIVSKRWPQKRVFLMGFSLGAAILANYLGQEGAHASPQIKGSVAIGCPWDFVDGSFQLRESVIGHYIYSPTMANNLLKLLNSHHILLANDLVKQYKEDPTRNEIKFLKQFDNEFTAKMFGLNSADEYYRKASPIQRLLNVRVPMVILSSLDDPVVGSRSLPYSEVNLNPYVSLITTSVGGHLGWFAINGDRWYVEPVCKLLTVLNQYDADKESIVELPVDISETSWKYDRLVNGMLVDQ comes from the coding sequence ATGTCAGGGTTTTTTGTCTCAAGAGTAGAAAGTCATTTCTCAAAAAATCctatcaaatttaaaccACGTTCAAACTCATCTCATGAAGCTAATAACAACACAActtcaaatttgattaacaaattcaaaccAAAGAAAACTTCCAAGGGCACGGATAATGAATTACCCAACTCTATACCTGAAATGATTCAAACTGCTATCCCTGAGTTCAGCCCCAAATATTCCTTTTTTGTGAACCCATTACTTTCTTCTGGTCATACACAAACAGCATATACCGCTTTAAACAAGTTTGAGAATCAACACGAGGTTCACTATAAAAGAGAAATCataacaattgaaaataaaccTTACACTTTACCCAATGGAGATCAATTGTATTACGACCAGTGGAAAGGTGAGAGTACCATTGCTTTAGATTATGCTGTAAACCTGTCACTTGGTCCAGATTTGAACCACGAGCAGTACAAGCCTGAATCTCAAACAAGACCACTTCCACCTCGTACTGAATTCAAGAACCCTAACGAAGATTTGATCAGTGATGACGAGAAGCctttattgattattttgcATGGGTTGTCGGGAGGATCATATGAAGCGTATTTGCGAGCAGTTATTgacaaaattattgaacCACCATTTGAATTCGATGCCATGGTGATTAATTCACGTGGCTGTGCCAACCACACCATTACGTCTCCTCAATTGTATAACGGCTTGTGGACGAATGATGTGAGATATGTGATCAATGAGATTGTCTCAAAAAGGTGGCCCCAAAAAAGAGTTTTCTTGATGGGTTTTTCATTGGGAGCTGCTATACTTGCAAATTATTTAGGGCAAGAAGGAGCACATGCAAGCCCACAAATCAAAGGGTCAGTAGCAATTGGATGTCCCTGGGACTTTGTGGATGGAAGTTTCCAATTGCGTGAATCTGTGATTGGTCATTACATTTACTCCCCCACCATGGCtaacaatttattgaaattgttgaatagTCATCATATTTTATTGGCTAATGATTTGGTCAAACAATATAAAGAAGACCCCACTCGAAACGAAATTAAATTCTTAAAGCAATTCGACAACGAGTTTACTGCAAAAATGTTTGGGTTAAATTCAGCAGATGAATACTACAGAAAGGCTAGTCCCATTCAAAGATTATTAAATGTGAGAGTGCCCATGGTCATTTTGAGTTCTTTGGATGATCCAGTTGTTGGGTCTAGGTCTTTGCCATATTCAGAAGTGAATTTGAATCCATATGTCAGCTTAATTACAACCAGTGTGGGTGGCCACTTGGGTTGGTTTGCTATCAATGGTGATAGATGGTACGTCGAGCCTGTTTGTAAATTATTGACGGTGTTAAATCAATATGACGCAGACAAGGAAAGTATAGTTGAGTTGCCAGTTGATATTTCAGAAACAAGTTGGAAGTATGATAGATTAGTCAATGGTATGTTGGTTGATCAGTAG
- a CDS encoding sedoheptulose-bisphosphatase (Putative phosphoglycerate mutase family protein; stationary phase enriched protein; early-stage flow model biofilm induced; Spider biofilm repressed), producing the protein MTKSPCPRLIFVRHGQTEWSKSGQYTSRTDLDLTPFGVKQMRNTGKGLIGPGNLQMIKPENLTHIFVSPRKRAQRTSQLLLEEVDPEIKDKIPIEIDEDVREWEYGEYEGLKTNEIIELRKQKGLDKDSEWTIWGKGCEGGEQHYEVAARLDRFIEKIQKIHREALAKGVASDIIVVAHGHILRCLVARWVKRELSTNPQLILDAGGVGVLSYQHHNVDEPAIYLAGAFTVPVEEEGADI; encoded by the coding sequence ATGACAAAAAGTCCTTGTCCAAGATTAATTTTTGTCCGTCATGGTCAAACTGAATGGTCCAAGAGTGGTCAATATACTTCAAGAACCGATCTCGACTTGACTCCATTTGGTGTCAAACAAATGAGAAATACAGGTAAAGGTCTTATTGGTCCTGGTAATTTACAAATGATCAAACCAGAAAATTTAACTCATATTTTTGTATCTCCAAGGAAGAGAGCACAACGTACCTCACAATTGCTATTAGAAGAAGTTGATCCAGAAATTAAGGATAAAATTCCAATTGAAATAGATGAAGATGTGAGAGAATGGGAGTATGGTGAATACGAAGGTTTAAAAACAAACGAAATTATCGAATTGAGAAAGCAAAAAGGATTAGATAAGGATCTGGAGTGGACTATTTGGGGTAAAGGGTGTGAAGGAGGTGAACAACATTATGAAGTTGCAGCAAGATTGGATCGTTTTATTGAGAAGATCCAAAAAATTCACCGTGAAGCTCTTGCTAAAGGAGTGGCATCTGatataattgttgttgcacATGGTCATATATTAAGATGTCTTGTTGCAAGATGGGTTAAACGTGAGTTAAGCACCAATCCCCAATTAATTTTGGATGctggtggtgttggtgtTTTGAGCTACCAACATCACAATGTCGACGAACCAGCAATTTATTTAGCTGGTGCATTTACTGTCCctgttgaagaagaaggtgCAGATATTTAA